One genomic region from Thalassomonas viridans encodes:
- a CDS encoding SMI1/KNR4 family protein has protein sequence MNFDEFKKLVERKKSRNPIWFAMDADELPNTSLISEVENKLGAKLPVDYINFICEFGGGYFAFSNVFSLDENSDWNILEQNYSYDAIRKDHVLLSENGTGDFYGYKIDNGLCLPKIRFFDHGIQEWSDTEFSNIFEYLAKFALTN, from the coding sequence ATGAATTTTGATGAGTTTAAAAAATTAGTTGAAAGAAAGAAAAGTAGGAATCCCATTTGGTTTGCAATGGATGCAGATGAATTACCTAATACATCTCTTATTAGTGAAGTAGAAAATAAATTAGGGGCCAAACTTCCGGTAGACTATATTAATTTCATATGTGAGTTTGGTGGTGGTTACTTTGCCTTCTCTAATGTGTTTTCATTAGATGAAAACAGTGATTGGAACATTTTAGAACAAAACTATAGCTATGATGCAATACGTAAAGATCATGTATTACTGTCGGAAAACGGAACTGGCGATTTTTATGGATATAAGATTGATAACGGGTTGTGTTTACCTAAAATTCGCTTTTTTGATCACGGAATTCAGGAGTGGAGTGATACTGAATTTTCAAATATATTTGAGTACTTAGCTAAATTTGCTTTGACTAACTAA
- a CDS encoding peptidoglycan-binding domain-containing protein: MSDNMNIRFAVEQSLNIDKLARYQSCIRAAVDEGVLLDTPGFSGAPKDKKALSPQFRPLLCSRLYRLGYLDQQDADDISHGKLIKAIKQLQKEAGLKTDGWIGEVTWQALQQLFTFEEPSQLELWYRGAQPSLFLRRAVNLRLMVLGISRHRSQADDDDFTSDLARFGEILSHLKVKIDNSNREIQQKQLLDYLFDIDKQTGHLGSLSPDYIRALAAKYQKAGNQSLLSYFGGLLRAELWLSGYRDAALNRRILRRKQRHTSGTRRIRFSSELNDAIKVFWQDLNHKQLTRLDFDESKSDVERFIISMQFLAQGVEAANAGDITKEKITRDLREKSHDPQYSEHITEQWQSVGWFSWIFDGLKRIWYAIKNLLSDILETAKCLIRGMKQVICNGLFYLQRAFYVLEQGLEFLLCKTVPGSSEYLHMERDHDFDYQVFIAKQVTREHVSLFAKTVAHKRLMTRAALRVFEIVTRAIDMALSLFKLSNPIGWWKLIQSLININELFDEQDKQILTRAFDPELAQL; the protein is encoded by the coding sequence ATGTCGGACAATATGAATATTCGTTTTGCCGTGGAGCAATCCCTGAATATTGACAAGCTTGCCAGGTATCAGTCCTGTATCCGGGCGGCGGTAGATGAAGGGGTGTTGCTCGACACCCCGGGGTTTTCCGGTGCGCCGAAAGACAAAAAAGCCCTGTCGCCACAATTCCGTCCCCTGCTTTGCAGCCGGCTTTACCGCCTGGGTTATCTGGATCAGCAGGATGCCGATGACATCAGTCACGGAAAGCTGATTAAGGCAATCAAACAGCTGCAAAAAGAAGCCGGTTTAAAAACCGACGGCTGGATCGGCGAAGTCACCTGGCAGGCGCTACAGCAGTTGTTTACCTTTGAAGAGCCAAGCCAGCTTGAACTTTGGTACCGGGGCGCGCAGCCTTCCTTGTTTTTAAGGCGGGCGGTAAACCTCAGGCTGATGGTGCTGGGCATTTCCCGTCACCGCTCGCAGGCGGATGATGATGATTTTACCTCCGACCTTGCCAGGTTCGGGGAAATCCTGAGCCATCTGAAGGTGAAAATCGACAACAGCAACCGGGAGATACAGCAAAAACAGTTGCTGGATTACTTGTTCGACATCGACAAACAAACCGGGCACCTGGGGTCGTTATCGCCCGATTATATCCGGGCGCTGGCCGCCAAGTACCAAAAGGCGGGCAACCAGTCGCTGCTGTCTTATTTCGGCGGCTTATTGCGGGCGGAACTCTGGTTGAGCGGTTACCGGGATGCGGCATTAAACCGGCGCATTCTTCGAAGAAAGCAAAGGCATACGTCAGGTACAAGGCGTATCCGGTTCAGCAGTGAGCTGAACGATGCCATTAAAGTTTTCTGGCAGGATCTTAACCACAAACAGCTCACCCGGCTCGACTTTGACGAAAGCAAAAGTGATGTTGAGCGTTTTATTATCAGCATGCAGTTTCTCGCCCAGGGGGTGGAAGCGGCCAACGCCGGGGATATCACCAAAGAAAAAATCACCCGGGATCTCAGGGAAAAATCCCATGACCCGCAATATAGCGAACATATTACCGAGCAGTGGCAGTCGGTGGGCTGGTTCAGCTGGATTTTTGACGGCCTGAAACGCATCTGGTATGCCATTAAAAACCTGTTAAGCGATATCTTGGAAACCGCCAAATGCCTGATCCGCGGCATGAAGCAAGTGATCTGCAACGGCCTGTTTTATCTACAAAGAGCCTTTTACGTGCTTGAACAGGGTCTGGAGTTCCTGCTGTGTAAAACCGTGCCCGGCTCAAGCGAATATTTGCATATGGAGCGGGATCATGACTTTGACTATCAGGTGTTTATCGCAAAGCAGGTTACCCGTGAGCATGTGTCATTGTTTGCTAAAACGGTGGCCCATAAACGCCTGATGACACGTGCCGCCCTACGGGTGTTTGAGATAGTGACCCGGGCGATAGATATGGCCCTGTCGCTGTTTAAGCTCAGTAATCCCATTGGCTGGTGGAAGCTGATCCAGTCGCTGATCAATATCAACGAGCTTTTTGATGAGCAGGACAAGCAAATTCTTACCCGCGCTTTTGACCCGGAGCTGGCGCAGCTTTAA
- a CDS encoding RHS repeat domain-containing protein — MYDPALGRFMQADPVVQDARDAQSLNRYSYVYNNPLSYTDPTGYQCFRTMRAGSPICSAGLDKDANPWGKGSNAGKRATRGKTARLQVNGANRSAKLKNAAGKANGHSQNNSPLITGEIEPIEGRPAWGYLKSLINAATANILYGDNSSVPALNADPVDRADMDAYRAQAGWEQYATMLVPGNAGSIVKNLTKYGPNDPPVRIDGSWSINDMKQALLGHPPKGIGKPDLHHADQMPGSAIHEILPLEHRGNKALHPNKFNQGVTPEMRDADRKLHWWYRAREQGADKALPDWIYDNK, encoded by the coding sequence ATCTACGACCCGGCGCTGGGCCGCTTTATGCAGGCCGACCCCGTGGTGCAGGACGCCCGCGACGCCCAGTCGCTGAACCGCTACAGCTATGTGTACAACAACCCGCTGAGCTATACCGACCCGACCGGCTACCAGTGTTTCAGAACAATGAGGGCCGGATCGCCGATATGCAGCGCGGGACTGGATAAGGACGCCAATCCCTGGGGCAAAGGCAGCAATGCAGGCAAACGCGCAACCCGGGGCAAAACCGCCAGATTGCAGGTGAACGGGGCGAACCGCAGTGCCAAGCTGAAAAACGCCGCCGGGAAGGCCAACGGACATAGCCAAAACAACTCGCCGCTGATCACCGGCGAGATAGAGCCTATTGAAGGGCGCCCTGCCTGGGGCTATTTGAAATCGCTCATAAACGCTGCAACCGCCAACATACTTTATGGCGATAACAGTTCCGTACCGGCGTTAAATGCAGACCCCGTAGACAGGGCCGATATGGACGCCTACCGGGCACAGGCCGGCTGGGAGCAATATGCGACTATGCTTGTTCCGGGGAATGCTGGTAGTATTGTAAAAAACCTTACAAAATATGGGCCGAATGATCCGCCAGTAAGAATTGATGGAAGCTGGTCAATAAATGATATGAAGCAAGCTTTATTAGGCCATCCACCTAAAGGGATAGGAAAACCAGACTTACATCATGCTGATCAAATGCCTGGCTCGGCTATTCATGAAATATTACCGTTGGAACATAGAGGTAATAAGGCATTACATCCAAATAAATTTAATCAAGGTGTGACACCTGAAATGCGAGATGCCGATCGTAAGCTTCATTGGTGGTATAGAGCTCGTGAGCAAGGCGCAGATAAAGCACTTCCTGATTGGATTTACGATAATAAATAA
- a CDS encoding SRPBCC family protein: protein MSKDTLFRRVKTMPIDAKPIVVEQTFNAPVTVVWQAITDKQQMQQWFFETITEFTPEVGFETEFNVPCEGKNYLHMWKVTEVVPQLRLVYQWRYGGYPGDSAVSWELSEEEGITKLTFTHTGHETIQGDDIFSRENGVAGWRYFIQESLKAFLQPKNS from the coding sequence GTGAGCAAGGATACGTTATTCAGGAGAGTTAAAACCATGCCAATAGATGCTAAACCTATCGTTGTAGAACAAACTTTCAATGCCCCGGTTACTGTCGTCTGGCAGGCCATTACCGACAAGCAACAAATGCAGCAATGGTTCTTCGAAACAATAACCGAGTTTACACCCGAAGTAGGTTTTGAAACTGAATTTAACGTGCCGTGTGAAGGAAAGAACTACCTACATATGTGGAAAGTAACCGAGGTTGTACCGCAGCTGCGCCTTGTCTACCAGTGGCGATACGGCGGCTACCCGGGGGATTCAGCTGTTAGCTGGGAACTCTCTGAGGAAGAGGGCATTACTAAATTAACATTCACACATACCGGACATGAAACTATTCAGGGGGATGACATTTTCAGCCGGGAAAACGGTGTCGCCGGATGGCGCTATTTTATTCAAGAAAGCCTGAAAGCCTTTTTGCAGCCAAAAAACTCCTGA
- a CDS encoding MBL fold metallo-hydrolase: MKQVLLAGLILISSGCSSSQTLDARASNAEPPRIAPSSLQQKKWLHGSADCQADSGPALDVFRYDAASYILRQNKCLSFEAPFIYVLFGQEKVLVLDTGATKSGQEFPLYDTVQELIQKQSALDGKTGREILVIHSHNHSDHYSGDVQFRGKANVTLIEPNFAAMSEFFNFNRWPDGQASIELGERTVTVIPTPGHQEEAITLYDPKTKWLLTGDTFYPGYLYVKHWQDYKKSIARLTAFSQNHEVSAILGAHIEMKDKAGEYYPIGTTYQPNEAPLPLQPQDLSALHQALNKTEQPTKIIMNNFILAPMSSWQKALSNMARWISQ; the protein is encoded by the coding sequence ATGAAACAAGTATTATTGGCAGGCTTAATCCTTATATCGTCAGGTTGCAGTTCCAGCCAGACACTCGATGCCAGAGCCAGCAACGCCGAACCTCCCCGGATTGCCCCTTCGTCCTTGCAGCAGAAAAAATGGCTTCACGGCTCTGCCGACTGCCAGGCAGATTCCGGCCCCGCACTTGACGTTTTTCGTTACGATGCTGCAAGTTATATTCTGCGTCAAAATAAATGCCTGAGTTTTGAAGCCCCGTTCATCTATGTGTTATTCGGGCAGGAAAAAGTGCTGGTGCTGGATACCGGCGCCACCAAAAGCGGCCAGGAGTTCCCCCTGTATGATACCGTGCAGGAGTTAATACAAAAGCAGTCGGCACTGGACGGCAAAACCGGCAGGGAAATCCTGGTTATCCACTCCCACAACCACAGCGACCATTACAGCGGTGACGTACAGTTCCGGGGCAAAGCAAATGTTACTTTAATCGAGCCCAATTTTGCCGCCATGTCCGAGTTCTTCAACTTCAACCGCTGGCCCGACGGCCAGGCAAGCATTGAGCTGGGGGAACGGACAGTCACAGTTATTCCAACTCCCGGGCACCAGGAAGAAGCGATCACCCTGTACGATCCAAAAACCAAATGGCTACTGACCGGCGACACCTTCTACCCCGGCTATTTGTATGTTAAGCACTGGCAAGATTATAAAAAAAGCATCGCCCGTTTAACTGCATTCAGCCAAAACCATGAAGTCAGCGCCATATTGGGGGCGCATATCGAAATGAAAGACAAGGCGGGCGAATATTACCCCATAGGAACAACTTACCAGCCCAATGAAGCCCCATTGCCATTGCAACCACAAGACTTAAGCGCATTACATCAAGCGCTGAATAAAACGGAGCAGCCGACAAAAATAATCATGAATAACTTTATTCTTGCCCCCATGAGCAGCTGGCAAAAAGCCCTCAGCAATATGGCAAGATGGATCAGCCAATAG
- a CDS encoding DUF2750 domain-containing protein translates to MSVSQKQIDAILKLSAPKRYSHFIKKVVGWKQLWALYNDGWAMSESDKGELIFPLWPEKEYAELCVSGEWSDYVPKPIELDDALDNMIPMLKEKGILPGVFFTMKDGSVNASIDELESDLREELSKYE, encoded by the coding sequence ATGAGTGTTAGTCAAAAACAAATAGATGCAATTCTTAAACTTTCTGCACCTAAAAGATATAGTCATTTTATAAAAAAAGTAGTGGGATGGAAGCAACTGTGGGCTTTGTACAACGATGGCTGGGCTATGTCGGAATCAGATAAAGGAGAACTCATTTTTCCATTATGGCCTGAAAAAGAGTATGCCGAATTATGTGTTTCTGGGGAATGGTCGGATTATGTTCCTAAACCCATCGAGTTAGATGATGCTTTAGATAACATGATTCCAATGTTAAAGGAAAAAGGTATTTTACCGGGTGTTTTCTTTACGATGAAAGATGGCAGCGTTAATGCGTCAATTGATGAGCTTGAATCAGATCTTAGGGAAGAATTATCCAAGTATGAATAA
- a CDS encoding FAD-dependent monooxygenase: MKILIVGAGIAGLSLARLLKKLGIDFTIIEKKPAASTVGAGIALPFNALRALKEIGVYDEVMAHAHQVREILYTTAQGKLLAQADLTAAPFQQDQFIALKRKALQDVLLAGLEDEILYATELTAVTNRPHGVEVESNNGKADGRYDLVVAADGINSALRAGQYPDTETLYRHQLPGWRFVIKLEKHQLQPIYMLGNSDLFMAYPLSEDELYCYAHIHEDNARYDPGVDARKNLKNIFADYGDPVKQILPLLDEVEVISGELKSVTQARFYHERIAFIGDAANACSPLLQQGAAAAFEDAICLAQFLGNNDIDQALVRYKQARQSRIEWIINYSDKPLASVGKMEKALPRFIRNTVIRLLGPLNVFGWKKLATKSELANKR, translated from the coding sequence ATGAAAATACTAATAGTCGGCGCAGGAATCGCGGGTTTGTCGTTAGCACGCCTGCTGAAAAAGCTGGGGATAGATTTTACCATCATAGAAAAAAAGCCCGCCGCCAGTACTGTGGGTGCTGGTATTGCCCTGCCCTTTAATGCCTTAAGGGCGCTAAAGGAAATCGGTGTTTATGACGAGGTTATGGCGCATGCCCACCAGGTACGGGAAATACTTTATACCACGGCACAGGGCAAGCTGCTGGCGCAGGCCGATTTAACCGCCGCTCCTTTTCAGCAGGATCAATTTATAGCCCTGAAAAGAAAAGCACTGCAGGATGTGTTATTGGCGGGATTAGAAGATGAAATTCTTTATGCCACTGAACTGACAGCCGTTACTAACCGGCCTCACGGGGTTGAGGTTGAGAGCAATAATGGCAAGGCCGACGGCAGATATGATCTGGTGGTTGCCGCAGACGGCATTAATTCTGCCCTCAGGGCCGGGCAATATCCGGATACGGAAACCCTTTACCGTCACCAATTACCCGGCTGGCGTTTTGTAATTAAGCTGGAGAAACATCAGTTGCAGCCGATTTATATGCTGGGCAATAGCGATTTGTTTATGGCTTATCCGCTAAGTGAAGATGAGCTTTACTGCTATGCCCATATTCATGAAGACAATGCCAGGTACGACCCGGGCGTTGATGCCAGGAAAAACCTGAAAAATATCTTTGCGGATTACGGCGACCCGGTAAAGCAGATTTTGCCATTGCTTGATGAGGTTGAAGTGATCAGTGGCGAGTTGAAGTCTGTGACTCAGGCCCGTTTTTACCACGAGCGTATTGCTTTTATCGGTGATGCCGCCAACGCCTGTTCGCCGTTGTTGCAGCAGGGAGCAGCTGCCGCGTTTGAAGACGCCATCTGTTTGGCGCAGTTTTTGGGGAATAATGATATCGACCAGGCGCTGGTGCGATATAAACAGGCGCGCCAAAGCCGTATCGAGTGGATCATCAACTATTCGGATAAACCTTTAGCCAGTGTCGGGAAAATGGAAAAAGCCTTGCCGCGCTTTATCCGCAATACCGTTATCCGTTTGCTCGGGCCTTTAAATGTTTTCGGCTGGAAGAAGCTGGCGACCAAGAGCGAACTGGCCAATAAGCGTTAG
- a CDS encoding SMI1/KNR4 family protein: MNSLLEKIRKSKDCIVHPPSGLPLINDGHTLPKDLVDFYRECGGIKFFINSNYAIEIVAPEKLILSNPEILPKGWEADIPEDDISNDWYIVAEAGPEQKISIDLNKNRIGKCYDSFWDIHASPGDCPILAISFSELLKRIFNCKGGYWFWLADEFINLGDAYD; encoded by the coding sequence ATGAATTCGTTATTAGAAAAAATTAGAAAGTCGAAGGACTGTATTGTACACCCTCCTTCAGGTTTACCGCTGATTAATGATGGACACACTCTGCCTAAAGATTTAGTAGATTTTTATAGGGAGTGTGGGGGAATTAAATTTTTTATTAATAGTAATTATGCTATTGAGATCGTAGCTCCTGAGAAATTGATATTATCAAACCCTGAAATTTTGCCAAAAGGCTGGGAAGCGGATATTCCAGAAGACGATATTTCAAATGACTGGTATATTGTAGCCGAAGCAGGCCCGGAACAAAAAATCTCAATCGATCTGAATAAAAATCGTATTGGAAAATGTTATGACAGTTTTTGGGATATACATGCTTCACCTGGCGACTGCCCTATTTTAGCTATTTCGTTTAGTGAACTATTAAAAAGAATTTTTAACTGTAAAGGTGGGTATTGGTTTTGGTTAGCGGATGAGTTCATTAATCTTGGTGATGCTTATGATTGA
- a CDS encoding VOC family protein, with the protein MKLANHSLRTADVHKSLAFYQLTLGMKLVGQQLDGERQSYFLAFDSEEAATLEIVFEPGVPLSVSPQPSRTEGYWKFAISVPDLALARQNIIDKGTPVGECTLVPGVAFLCHLQDPDGYCIELIQHHLDHVVPAEDNRQYLLGTKPSFNLSTLRVKNIDASLAFYTALGMTLVSKLHVGARNMTLYFLAPPDTQPASPQLDAVENCDWMWQRPYTLLELQHIHGTEIRDDFHYHTGITGGFLGLDFEVGDLSLAEQYADKKSTDIYTPSGKKSGITLYDPDGYRLRCYLDT; encoded by the coding sequence ATGAAGCTTGCTAATCATAGTTTACGTACCGCCGACGTTCATAAGTCGCTGGCGTTTTATCAGTTAACCCTGGGGATGAAGCTGGTAGGGCAACAGCTGGACGGTGAGAGGCAAAGTTACTTTTTGGCGTTTGACTCCGAAGAAGCCGCGACTCTGGAAATCGTCTTTGAACCTGGTGTGCCCCTGTCGGTCAGCCCGCAGCCGAGCCGGACTGAGGGTTACTGGAAGTTCGCTATTTCGGTGCCGGATTTGGCACTGGCCAGGCAAAACATTATCGATAAAGGCACCCCGGTGGGGGAATGTACGCTGGTGCCCGGTGTTGCTTTTCTCTGTCATTTGCAGGATCCCGATGGTTACTGTATCGAGCTTATACAGCATCATCTCGACCATGTTGTGCCTGCCGAAGATAACCGGCAATACCTGCTCGGCACTAAGCCGAGTTTTAACCTGTCGACCCTGAGGGTAAAAAATATTGATGCCAGTCTGGCATTTTACACGGCACTTGGTATGACATTGGTTTCAAAACTGCACGTTGGTGCACGTAATATGACGCTGTATTTTTTAGCGCCGCCGGATACACAGCCTGCCTCGCCGCAGTTGGACGCGGTAGAAAATTGTGACTGGATGTGGCAGCGGCCCTATACCTTGCTGGAGTTGCAACATATCCATGGCACCGAAATCCGGGATGACTTTCACTACCATACAGGTATTACCGGCGGCTTTTTGGGGCTGGACTTTGAAGTTGGTGATCTGTCCTTGGCAGAGCAGTATGCAGATAAAAAAAGTACCGACATATATACGCCGTCGGGAAAAAAATCAGGCATTACTTTATATGATCCTGACGGCTACCGCCTTCGCTGTTATCTGGATACATAA
- a CDS encoding polymorphic toxin type 8 domain-containing protein, with protein MEEGKGWVEYGRGGRVTDISGKGHVTEVHYARWHNEPSGPPLEITAVDEGMIAVEIPNPAGLLKTGGKFLANKVIGKAIKTRKNFAGKQNRNQRLKDLVNDDKVSSADRGWIKQEMNEVAARKKNHLRNPPGKDLAHERGRENAKGYGYEHAHLQNRKDHKSQHKLDNWGKNNIERPIK; from the coding sequence ATGGAGGAAGGCAAAGGCTGGGTGGAATACGGCCGGGGTGGCCGGGTCACGGATATCTCTGGCAAGGGCCATGTCACTGAGGTACATTATGCTAGGTGGCATAACGAACCCAGCGGCCCGCCGCTTGAAATCACCGCCGTGGACGAAGGGATGATTGCGGTTGAAATCCCGAACCCTGCGGGATTGCTGAAAACGGGCGGGAAGTTTTTAGCCAATAAGGTTATTGGGAAGGCTATAAAAACCAGAAAGAATTTTGCTGGAAAACAAAACCGAAATCAGCGACTAAAAGATTTAGTTAATGATGACAAAGTTTCATCTGCTGATAGAGGGTGGATTAAACAAGAAATGAATGAAGTTGCCGCCCGCAAAAAAAATCATTTAAGAAATCCTCCCGGAAAAGACCTGGCTCATGAGAGAGGTAGAGAAAATGCTAAAGGGTATGGTTATGAGCATGCACACCTTCAAAATAGAAAAGATCATAAATCTCAGCATAAGCTTGATAACTGGGGTAAAAATAACATAGAGAGGCCGATTAAATGA
- a CDS encoding SMI1/KNR4 family protein codes for MNVKLQKIKKLSDADITLFEKKIGFELPFSFRNFLLKFNGAEPETNIFNIESANDSGVNGFIPLNEILKEAKNLDCIDKTILPIAWAEGGNYVVLDTRDGIVYFWDHEVPSEEHKLANDIDLFLNNLKPFDPESIELKEGQVESAWIDPNFLKNL; via the coding sequence ATGAATGTTAAATTACAGAAAATAAAAAAACTATCTGACGCTGATATTACTTTATTTGAAAAAAAGATTGGTTTTGAACTTCCGTTTAGTTTTAGAAACTTTCTTTTGAAATTTAATGGCGCTGAACCTGAGACAAATATTTTTAATATTGAGTCAGCGAATGATTCGGGTGTTAATGGATTTATTCCATTGAATGAAATTTTAAAAGAAGCAAAAAATTTAGACTGCATCGATAAAACTATTTTACCGATCGCTTGGGCTGAGGGGGGAAATTATGTTGTTTTGGATACCCGTGACGGTATTGTTTATTTTTGGGATCATGAAGTACCAAGTGAAGAACATAAACTGGCTAATGACATAGATTTATTTTTAAATAATCTGAAACCATTTGATCCTGAATCGATAGAGTTAAAAGAGGGGCAAGTAGAGAGTGCTTGGATAGATCCTAATTTTTTAAAGAATCTTTAA
- a CDS encoding sel1 repeat family protein produces the protein MLKKLLISLLFLSLNVHAEKIPKDKNIIAQQERWGIIQYQKGNYKEAFEKLSELASWGYKESQYALAFMFLKGQHVQQSTLIGMGWLGVAAESGHKKWIELFEKLYNSAPKEEQVKFDKIIADYISKFGMKAQKVTCRKRIKPPSQRVILDCIKSDHYITTHDINLVESELMITGF, from the coding sequence ATGCTAAAGAAGTTACTGATTTCACTTTTATTTCTAAGTTTAAATGTTCACGCAGAAAAGATACCTAAAGATAAGAATATTATTGCTCAGCAAGAAAGGTGGGGGATTATTCAGTACCAGAAAGGTAATTATAAAGAAGCATTTGAAAAATTAAGCGAGCTTGCTTCATGGGGATATAAAGAATCTCAATATGCTTTAGCTTTTATGTTCCTCAAGGGACAACATGTGCAACAATCTACTCTTATAGGTATGGGCTGGCTAGGTGTAGCAGCAGAATCAGGTCATAAAAAATGGATTGAATTATTTGAAAAACTTTATAATTCAGCCCCAAAAGAGGAGCAGGTTAAGTTTGATAAAATAATAGCTGACTATATATCCAAATTCGGTATGAAAGCGCAGAAAGTAACCTGCCGTAAAAGGATTAAACCTCCATCACAGAGAGTAATATTGGATTGCATTAAAAGCGATCATTATATAACAACTCATGATATCAATTTGGTAGAGTCGGAACTTATGATCACTGGATTTTAA